A stretch of Bordetella petrii DNA encodes these proteins:
- the bioA gene encoding adenosylmethionine--8-amino-7-oxononanoate transaminase, with protein sequence MHHHAPSSNAARWRARSLRHVWHPCTQMKRQAAMPLLALSHGEGPWLVDMDGRRYLDGISSWWVNLFGHANARINAALHDQLARLPHAMLAGCTHAPAVELAERLSALTGAALGHCFYASDGASAVEIALKMSFHAWRNHGRAAKREFVCVRHGYHGETLGALGVTDVTLFRDAYGPLLRQAHVVASPDARAAQAGEDADAAARRAAAELQALLEQRHPHIAAVIVEPLVQCAAGMAMHAPSYLRQVRELCDRYQVHLIADEIAVGCGRTGSFFACEQAGIWPDLMTLSKGITGGYLPLSLVLGTDAIHAAFYDDDVARGFLHSHSYTGNPLACRAALATLDIFEEDSVLANNRQRAARLDAALAPLRTHRAVRHFRRAGMIWAFDVAADAGFGQRYAAAALARGLLLRPIGNTVYLMPPYVLDDDTAAWLARETLATLDDALEGH encoded by the coding sequence ATGCACCACCACGCCCCCTCATCGAACGCCGCTCGATGGCGCGCGCGCAGCCTGCGCCATGTCTGGCACCCGTGCACGCAGATGAAGCGCCAGGCCGCCATGCCGCTGCTGGCGCTGTCGCACGGCGAAGGCCCGTGGCTGGTCGACATGGACGGCCGCCGCTACCTGGATGGCATCAGTTCCTGGTGGGTCAATCTGTTCGGCCATGCCAATGCGCGCATCAACGCCGCCCTGCATGACCAGCTGGCCCGCCTGCCGCACGCCATGCTGGCCGGCTGCACCCATGCGCCGGCGGTCGAGCTGGCCGAGCGCCTGTCGGCCCTGACCGGCGCGGCGCTGGGCCACTGCTTTTATGCGTCGGACGGCGCGTCCGCGGTGGAAATCGCCCTGAAGATGAGTTTTCACGCCTGGCGCAACCACGGCCGCGCCGCCAAGCGCGAATTCGTCTGCGTGCGCCACGGCTACCACGGCGAAACCCTGGGCGCGCTGGGCGTGACCGACGTGACGCTGTTCCGCGATGCCTACGGCCCGCTGCTGCGCCAGGCCCATGTGGTGGCCTCGCCCGACGCGCGGGCCGCGCAGGCCGGCGAAGACGCGGACGCCGCCGCGCGGCGCGCCGCGGCTGAACTCCAGGCGCTGCTTGAACAGCGCCACCCGCACATCGCCGCGGTGATCGTCGAGCCGCTGGTGCAATGCGCGGCCGGCATGGCGATGCATGCGCCCTCGTACCTGCGGCAGGTGCGCGAACTGTGCGACCGCTACCAGGTACACCTGATCGCCGACGAGATCGCGGTGGGCTGCGGGCGCACCGGCTCGTTCTTTGCCTGCGAGCAGGCCGGCATCTGGCCCGACCTGATGACCCTGTCCAAGGGCATTACGGGCGGGTACCTGCCCCTGTCGCTGGTGCTCGGCACCGACGCCATCCACGCCGCCTTCTACGACGACGACGTGGCGCGCGGCTTCCTGCATTCGCACTCGTACACCGGCAACCCGCTGGCCTGCCGCGCCGCGCTGGCCACCCTGGACATCTTCGAGGAAGACAGCGTCCTGGCGAACAACCGCCAGCGCGCCGCGCGCCTGGACGCGGCCCTGGCGCCGCTGCGCACGCATCGCGCCGTGCGCCACTTCCGCCGCGCCGGCATGATCTGGGCCTTCGACGTAGCCGCCGATGCCGGCTTCGGCCAGCGCTATGCGGCCGCGGCGCTGGCGCGCGGGCTGCTGCTGCGCCCCATCGGCAACACGGTCTACCTGATGCCGCCCTACGTGCTGGATGACGACACCGCCGCCTGGCTGGCCCGCGAAACACTGGCCACGCTCGACGACGCCCTGGAGGGCCATTGA
- a CDS encoding thioesterase family protein, translating to MSDHASLPSTQLIVQPDWTDLYGHMNAARYVRVFDHIGFQLLDPLGVGESYTQATRCGIYTVDIAVNYRRELLAGDPLELRLRVLGADHKRLLCLMELFQTRDNYLAATMEQLSVHVNLDTRRSQAFPDALAQSLQAAAQAHAAAPLPERHVRRLTLAPRA from the coding sequence ATGTCCGATCACGCCAGCCTGCCCAGCACCCAGCTCATCGTCCAGCCAGACTGGACCGACCTGTACGGCCACATGAACGCCGCCCGCTACGTGCGCGTGTTCGACCACATCGGCTTCCAGCTGCTGGACCCCCTGGGGGTGGGCGAAAGCTATACGCAGGCCACGCGCTGCGGCATCTACACCGTCGACATCGCCGTCAACTACCGCCGCGAGCTGCTGGCCGGCGATCCGCTCGAACTGCGGCTGCGCGTGCTTGGCGCGGACCACAAGCGCCTGCTGTGCCTGATGGAACTCTTCCAGACCCGCGACAACTACCTGGCCGCCACCATGGAACAACTGTCGGTGCACGTGAACCTGGACACCCGGCGCAGCCAGGCATTTCCCGACGCGCTGGCGCAATCGCTGCAGGCCGCCGCGCAGGCGCATGCGGCGGCGCCGCTGCCCGAACGCCACGTCAGGCGCCTGACCCTCGCGCCGCGCGCCTAG
- a CDS encoding acylphosphatase produces MQVPQLETVHVIVKGVVQGVGYRHATVRRAHMLGVTGWVQNMEDGTVQAMVQGTPDQVDHMLEWLRRGPPAAIVRDLATQREYTDKRYARFEQL; encoded by the coding sequence ATGCAAGTCCCCCAACTCGAAACCGTGCACGTCATCGTCAAGGGCGTCGTGCAGGGCGTGGGCTACCGGCACGCCACCGTGCGGCGCGCCCACATGCTGGGCGTCACCGGCTGGGTGCAGAACATGGAAGACGGCACCGTGCAGGCCATGGTGCAAGGCACCCCCGACCAGGTCGACCACATGCTGGAATGGCTGCGCCGCGGCCCCCCGGCCGCCATCGTGCGCGACCTGGCCACCCAGCGCGAATACACCGACAAGCGCTATGCGCGCTTCGAACAGCTGTAG
- a CDS encoding alpha-hydroxy acid oxidase produces the protein MNNANLAKITCIEDLRVLAQKRVPRMFYDYADSGAWTEGTYRANETDFQSIKLRQRVAVDMEGRSLRTTMAGEDAVMPVAIAPTGLTGMQHADGEMVAAQAAAEFGVPFTLSTMSICSIEDVARATGKPFWFQLYVMRDREFVANLIDRAKAAGCSALVLTLDLQILGQRHKDIRNGLSAPPKPTLTNLINLATKPRWCLGMLGTPRRTFGNIVGHAKGVTDLSSLSSWTAEQFDPRLSWADVEWIKQRWGGKLILKGILDVEDARLAADSGADALIVSNHGGRQLDGAMSSIAALPAIADAVGSRIEVWMDGGIRSGQDVLKAVALGARGTMIGRAFLYGLGACGKAGVTRALEILYKEMDVTMALCGRKSLAPGDRSVLLPGTYPT, from the coding sequence ATGAACAACGCGAACCTTGCCAAGATCACCTGCATTGAAGACTTGCGCGTTCTCGCGCAGAAGCGCGTGCCGCGCATGTTCTACGATTACGCTGATTCCGGCGCCTGGACCGAAGGCACCTATCGCGCCAACGAAACCGACTTCCAGTCGATCAAGCTGCGCCAGCGCGTGGCGGTGGACATGGAAGGCCGCTCGCTGCGCACCACGATGGCGGGCGAGGACGCCGTGATGCCCGTCGCCATTGCGCCCACCGGGCTGACCGGCATGCAGCATGCCGACGGCGAGATGGTGGCTGCGCAGGCGGCGGCCGAGTTCGGCGTGCCTTTCACGCTGTCCACCATGAGCATCTGCTCGATCGAAGACGTGGCGCGCGCCACCGGCAAGCCGTTCTGGTTCCAGCTGTATGTGATGCGCGACCGCGAGTTCGTGGCCAACCTGATCGACCGCGCCAAGGCCGCCGGCTGCTCGGCGCTGGTGCTGACACTGGACCTGCAGATTCTGGGCCAGCGCCACAAAGACATCCGCAACGGCTTGTCGGCGCCGCCCAAGCCCACCCTGACCAACCTGATCAACCTGGCCACCAAGCCGCGCTGGTGCCTGGGCATGCTGGGCACGCCGCGCCGCACCTTCGGCAACATCGTCGGCCATGCCAAGGGTGTTACCGACCTGTCGTCGCTGTCGTCATGGACCGCCGAGCAGTTCGACCCGCGCCTGAGCTGGGCCGACGTCGAATGGATCAAGCAGCGCTGGGGCGGCAAGCTGATCCTGAAGGGCATCCTGGATGTCGAGGATGCCCGCCTGGCGGCCGACAGCGGCGCCGATGCGCTGATCGTCAGCAACCACGGCGGCCGCCAGCTCGATGGCGCGATGTCGTCGATCGCGGCCCTGCCCGCCATCGCCGACGCGGTGGGCTCGCGCATCGAGGTGTGGATGGATGGCGGCATCCGTTCGGGGCAGGATGTGCTGAAGGCCGTGGCGCTGGGCGCGCGCGGCACCATGATCGGGCGCGCGTTCCTGTACGGCCTGGGGGCCTGCGGCAAGGCGGGCGTGACCCGCGCGCTTGAAATCCTGTACAAGGAAATGGACGTCACCATGGCGCTGTGCGGGCGCAAGTCCCTGGCGCCGGGCGACCGCAGCGTGCTGCTGCCGGGTACGTATCCGACGTAG
- a CDS encoding LytTR family transcriptional regulator DNA-binding domain-containing protein: MACFKIHDTAGPAPGPLGDWVYQCALSLLKYPIDEAISQLLALMGETSDVDRSWMLEYRPDMLRFRNTHEWCRGQTTPYVAELQDVPTTLIAWLHKYMVQGRAVAIRDVRKLPRVARPLQVEFIRQGNKSVLSVPILNEGKLYGVIGFDTTANYREWPDAEVDALFQCAGLIGQAKYGGGRGQHPLTPYDSSASLVYLRMRGVVHGVQPETIVGARSAGNYSEIWLANGSMVLDSRSLGTWLTLLPEKIFFRVHRTAVVNALHVVGIDRRSTDRWQIRMRAADRGWPVSRSYRKLLRERMGV, encoded by the coding sequence GTGGCGTGCTTCAAGATCCACGACACCGCCGGCCCGGCGCCGGGGCCGCTGGGCGATTGGGTATACCAGTGCGCGCTCAGCCTGCTCAAATACCCCATCGACGAAGCCATTTCGCAATTACTGGCGCTGATGGGCGAGACCTCGGATGTCGACCGGTCGTGGATGCTGGAGTACCGGCCGGACATGCTGCGCTTTCGCAATACCCATGAGTGGTGCCGCGGGCAGACGACGCCGTATGTGGCGGAGCTGCAGGACGTTCCCACCACGCTGATTGCCTGGCTGCATAAATACATGGTGCAAGGCCGGGCGGTGGCGATCCGCGACGTGCGCAAGCTGCCGCGCGTCGCCCGGCCCCTGCAGGTGGAATTCATCCGCCAGGGCAACAAGAGCGTGCTGAGCGTGCCCATCCTGAACGAGGGCAAGCTGTACGGCGTCATCGGCTTCGACACTACCGCGAACTATCGGGAATGGCCGGATGCCGAGGTCGATGCGCTGTTTCAGTGCGCCGGGCTGATCGGCCAGGCCAAATATGGCGGTGGCCGCGGCCAGCACCCGCTTACGCCATATGACAGTTCGGCGTCTCTGGTCTATTTGAGAATGCGCGGCGTGGTGCATGGCGTGCAGCCCGAGACCATCGTCGGCGCGCGGTCGGCGGGCAACTACAGCGAAATCTGGCTGGCGAACGGGTCGATGGTGCTGGACTCGCGCTCGCTGGGCACGTGGTTGACGCTGCTACCGGAAAAAATCTTCTTCCGGGTTCACCGCACCGCCGTGGTGAACGCCCTGCATGTGGTGGGCATCGACCGGCGCAGCACCGACCGCTGGCAGATCCGCATGCGCGCCGCCGATCGGGGCTGGCCGGTGTCGCGCTCGTATCGCAAATTGCTGCGCGAGCGCATGGGCGTCTGA